In the genome of Populus alba chromosome 11, ASM523922v2, whole genome shotgun sequence, one region contains:
- the LOC118038357 gene encoding receptor like protein 27 — translation MPSLQGLLLQNNLLYGQISPFLCNSLQYIDFSHNRLYGQIPPSVFKTCEHLRALMLSSNDKLTGNISPVICELKSLEILDLSNNGFSGFIPQCLGNFSDGLLVLHLGANNLRGNIPSIYSEGSSLRYLNFNGNKLKGVIPPSIINCVNLEFLDLGYNMIDDTFPSFLETLPQLEVVVLRSNKLHGSLKGPTVKDSFSKLQIFDLSNNSLSGPLPTEYFNNFKAMMSVDEDMDYMRPKNLSTSYVYSVTLAWKGSEIEFSKIQIALATLDLSCNKFTGKIPESLGKLKSLIQLNLSHNSLIGYIQPSLGNLTNLESLDLSSNVLAGRIPPQLVDLTFLEVLNLSYNQLEGPIPQGKQFHTFAIGSYEGNLGLCGFPLQAKYYEGGGQQPPPSNFEKEDSMFEEGFGWKAVAMGYGCGFVFGVSIGYVVFRARKPAWFVKMVEDSAHQNAKRLRRKNAPRNGGRRY, via the coding sequence ATGCCTTCTTTGCagggtcttcttcttcaaaataaCCTACTGTATGGCCAGATAAGTCCGTTCCTTTGTAATTCATTACAATATATCGATTTCAGTCATAATAGGTTGTATGGCCAGATTCCACCTTCAGTTTTCAAGACTTGTGAGCATTTGAGAGCTCTTATGCTTTCCTCCAATGATAAACTGACTGGGAACATCTCTCCTGTCATTTGCGAGCTGAAGTCCCTAGAGATTCTAGACTTGTCCAACAATGGCTTTAGTGGTTTCATCCCGCAATGCTTGGGAAACTTCAGTGATGGACTCTTAGTGTTGCATCTTGGTGCCAACAATCTGCGCGGCAATATCCCTTCAATCTATTCAGAGGGGAGCAGTTTGAGATATCTCAACTTCAATGGCAACAAATTGAAAGGGGTGATACCACCATCCATCATCAATTGTGTGAATTTAGAATTTCTGGACCTCGGTTACAACATGATTGATGACACATTCCCTTCCTTTTTAGAAACGCTTCCACAGTTGGAGGTTGTTGTTCTAAGGTCAAATAAACTCCATGGTTCTTTGAAGGGTCCAACTGTCAAGGACTCTTTTTCTAAATTACAGATATTTGACCTCTCCAACAACAGCTTGAGTGGTCCTTTGCCAACAGAGTATTTCAACAACTTCAAAGCCATGATGAGCGTTGATGAGGATATGGATTACATGAGGCCAAAAAATTTATCTACTTCTTATGTTTATTCTGTAACTTTGGCATGGAAAGGTTCGGAGATTGAGttttctaaaattcaaattgCCCTCGCAACACTTGATTTATCCTGCAATAAATTCACGGGAAAGATTCCAGAGTCCCTCGGGAAGCTTAAATCTCTGATACAGCTCAACCTTTCTCACAACAGCCTCATCGGTTATATCCAGCCATCACTGGGGAATTTAACTAATCTGGAATCGCTGGATCTCTCCTCAAATGTGCTTGCTGGAAGGATTCCACCGCAATTGGTAGATTTAACATTTCTTGAAGTCCTGAACCTTTCGTATAACCAGCTTGAGGGACCCATACCTCAAGGTAAGCAGTTCCACACATTTGCAATTGGTTCATACGAAGGGAACCTGGGGTTATGTGGATTTCCCTTGCAAGCAAAATACTACGAAGGTGGGGGGCAACAACCGCCACCATCAAACTTCGAGAAAGAAGATTCAATGTTTGAAGAAGgatttggatggaaagctgtAGCAATGGGTTATGGATGTGGATTTGTATTTGGAGTTTCTATAGGATACGTTGTATTTAGAGCAAGAAAACCTGCATGGTTTGTGAAGATGGTTGAAGACAGTGCACATCAAAATGCAAAAAGGCTTAGAAGGAAGAATGCTCCCAGAAATGGTGGAAGACGATACTAG
- the LOC118038290 gene encoding receptor-like protein 9DC3: protein MGSSLLLAQFLCLLFFHSHSQPAHSSSNFSSSVQLCPGDQSLALLQFKNSFSIMSSFTSICSFYPPKKLVLWKEGTDCCSWDGVTCNMQTGHVIGLDLGCSMLYGTLHSNSTLFSLHHLQKLDLSCNCFNLSVIPSSFGQFVHLTHLNLSSSNFAGQVPPEISHLSTLVSLDLSFHYEELMLEPISFDKLAQNLTQLRELYLGGVNMSLVVPSSLMNLSSSLSSLQLWSCGLKGELPDNIFRRSNLQSLELRSNEELTGSFPPYNVSNALSHLDLSYTRISIHLEPDSISHLKSVEKMYLNRCNFVGSNLGLLGNLTQLIELGLADNQLGGQIPFSLGKLKHLDHNRLYGQIPSSVYKTCEHLRALMLSSNDKLTGNISSIICELKSLEILDLSNNGFSGFIPQCLGNFSDGLSVLHLGANNLHGNIPSIYSEGNKFLDLGNNMIDDTFPSFLETLPKLEVVVLRSNKLHGSLKGPTVKDSFSKLQIFDLSNNSLSGPLPTEYFNNFKAMMSVAQDMDYMRIKNLSYVYSVTLAWKGLEIEFSKIQIALATLDLSCNKFTGKIPESLGKLKSLIQLNLSHNSLIGYIQPSLRNLTNLESLDLSSNLLAGRIPPQLVDLTFLQVLNLSYNHLEGPIPQGKQFNTFENGSYEGNLGLCGFPLQVKCSKGEGQQPPPSNFEKEDSMFEEGFGWQAVAMGYGCGFVFGVSIGYVVFRARKPAWFVKMVEDSAHQNAKRLRRKNAPRNGGRRY, encoded by the exons CTCCTTTTCCATCATGTCTTCTTTTACATCAATATGTTCATTTTATCCACCCAAGAAATTAGTGCTGTGGAAAGAGGGTACAGATTGCTGCTCTTGGGATGGCGTGACATGCAACATGCAAACTGGCCATGTAATTGGCCTAGACCTTGGTTGCAGCATGCTTTATGGCACCCTCCATTCTAACAGCACTCTCTTCTCCCTTCATCATCTTCAGAAGCTCGATCTCTCTTGCAATTGCTTCAATCTCTCTGTCATTCCTTCTTCCTTTGGTCAGTTCGTGCATTTGACGCATTTAAATCTAAGTTCATCGAATTTTGCAGGCCAAGTTCCCCCAGAAATCTCCCATTTATCCACATTGGTGTCACTTGATCTCTCTTTCCACTATGAGGAGCTGATGCTGGAACCGATTTCTTTCGACAAGCTTGCTCAGAATCTTACCCAGCTGAGAGAACTCTACTTGGGTGGAGTGAACATGTCTTTGGTGGTACCCAGTTCCTTGATGAActtgtcttcttctttgtcatctCTCCAACTCTGGTCTTGTGGATTGAAAGGGGAACTCCCTGATAATATCTTTCGCCGATCAAACCTTCAATCGCTCGAGTTAAGGAGCAACGAAGAACTCACTGGCTCTTTTCCGCCATACAATGTGAGCAATGCTCTTTCGCATTTGGATCTGTCATATACGCGGATCTCAATTCATTTGGAACCAGATTCAATCAGTCATCTGAAGTCTGTGGAGAAGATGTATCTTAATAGGTGCAATTTTGTTGGCTCGAATCTTGGTCTACTTGGTAACCTCACTCAACTCATTGAGTTGGGCCTTGCAGATAACCAGTTGGGCGGTCAAATCCCTTTCTCGTTGGGAAAACTTAAGCATCTCGA TCACAACAGGTTGTATGGCCAGATTCCATCTTCAGTTTACAAGACTTGTGAGCATTTGAGAGCTCTTATGCTTTCCTCCAATGATAAACTGACTGGGAACATCTCCTCTATCATTTGCGAGCTAAAGTCCCTAGAGATTCTAGACTTGTCCAACAATGGCTTTAGTGGATTCATCCCGCAATGCTTGGGAAACTTCAGTGATGGACTCTCAGTGTTGCATCTTGGTGCCAACAATCTCCACGGCAATATCCCTTCAATCTATTCAGAGGGGAACA AATTTCTGGACCTCGGTAACAACATGATTGATGACACATTCCCTTCCTTTTTAGAAACGCTTCCAAAGTTGGAGGTTGTTGTTCTAAGGTCAAATAAACTCCATGGTTCTTTGAAGGGTCCAACTGTCAAGGACTCTTTTTCTAAATTACAGATATTTGACCTCTCCAACAACAGCTTGAGTGGTCCTTTGCCAACAGAGTATTTCAACAACTTCAAAGCCATGATGAGCGTTGCACAGGATATGGATTACATGAGGATAAAAAATCTATCTTATGTTTATTCTGTAACTTTGGCATGGAAAGGTTTGGAGATTGAGttttctaaaattcaaattgCCCTCGCAACACTTGATTTATCCTGCAATAAATTCACGGGAAAGATTCCAGAGTCCCTCGGGAAGCTTAAATCTCTGATACAGCTCAACCTTTCTCACAACAGCCTCATCGGTTATATCCAGCCATCACTGAGGAATTTAACTAATCTGGAATCGCTGGATCTCTCCTCAAATCTACTTGCTGGAAGGATTCCACCGCAATTGGTAGATTTAACATTTCTTCAAGTCCTCAACCTTTCGTATAACCATCTTGAGGGACCCATACCTCAAGGTAAGCAGTTCAACACATTTGAAAATGGTTCATACGAAGGGAACTTGGGATTATGCGGGTTTCCCTTGCAAGTAAAATGCAGCAAAGGCGAGGGGCAACAACCGCCACCATCAAACTTCGAGAAAGAAGATTCAATGTTTGAAGAGGGATTTGGATGGCAAGCTGTAGCAATGGGTTACGGATGTGGATTTGTATTTGGAGTCTCTATAGGATACGTTGTATTTAGAGCAAGAAAACCTGCATGGTTTGTGAAGATGGTTGAAGACAGTGCACATCAAAATGCAAAAAGGCTTAGAAGGAAGAATGCTCCCAGAAATGGTGGAAGACGATACTAG